One window of the Octopus sinensis linkage group LG3, ASM634580v1, whole genome shotgun sequence genome contains the following:
- the LOC115209215 gene encoding uncharacterized protein LOC115209215: MSENTNSAHIPASHRLSPSCLSPPSSLDNLVHTTSDPHSSLCSIAHTSSETALTMGNQLSGDGSLKRKSKKKNKNKNDDKSKSETTSVLDETAVGAFGGSSVDDTSPPNKRPAQTKSPRPVRSTYDNVNQHGSNSNLCSNSGLYTSDLYLDTVSRLDVSMTTSQMETTPRNERSYRFDTQLADDVSFSEISFNESGFITPALSTPQVRRNELQQITTTTDSVSELGKEIERTIFERLSADGKSDGSKVKSAETPPLPSKQDVEENVGHGVDEKSKRLEYINEGKAQTEEKCAVSQTDMKAPEENSTGLSTCQELTTPTPSEEEIWSNENSKDKEKSSEMINKADWELMEKESKISVTDNTTTDTEELIEVSQREAPEKAEHSKKEPNQNYSSSDETRQNDFEQVKLHINEDVMVSLKDSDHDAPEREGVKTEQNGTVDKNICPETPEQEQKLIPPPDVAANQKVDAILMEEPVPKSADNEIKQVKQSENQCLNEKVVETKTITDDKAQLTENCEESILSNKTEYVCEAEKCSLKNIQETAAAVIATKPSIPDEILTISEAVPVIKNTSVKELEPVCEKIIESSSASLAERSKILVHHPVLSNDQEKETEQIKTSYDESSKKYIHEPDVEANSIKNESDEHSKDPATQEIEEIPQGAILETESSLECSVTQTTDTTDDKKETSENEQNISKTKTKKGRKRKRKKKSSLGNESSANASASESQSVSEVTEIEDNCDLAISRSRGSDLTKEDEENGNDIKSVASTPDSDSPVFLHQSSVIENPNYLKDESSTSDKSNTVSSSEIQKKEQADQDINSKPHPFVDVSCSVGALHSATDIVSDESTPTNERQNEIRAFYIPNKEQKIKSDSSHGEGTKDDNKRFNDQVENVHTANERTEKEDQELEDGSKNINQQNVQCEDENETHQCEDENENVFDKDEDATVAIPHCRNGTKNIVEETVNPRLSTASEELNEIMENSNKIEKRSDQNRPHSYPKEGEDLRDRNENHPANSQVSLESNNSSKKNSKSGHKSLTDIDHNLPETLPELADLKNFLDYIKLGEDQKLSESHFPYKCETNRSSPSENASSRRLSRISPAVTDRSVTESDIDISEQRDDISTDSNIFADDEDESASELLFTKTYTEPDKGGEVLVSCTVVNTAADDDSDDFWAEHSASEEVYRQIQSSTKVVTTVFDNARLQMQDIHTHLQNLRLQMENLQESLDNASIFSHEYYPVDDTPESSQDFYPLDKGFIVSQEYFPKHIASVTTEEYSPVEIGPVLTEEYYSSHFGKPPFL, from the coding sequence ATGAGTGAAAACACCAACTCAGCTCACATACCCGCTTCACATCGCTTATCACCATCTTGCTTATCACCACCTTCATCCTTGGATAATCTAGTCCACACTACCTCTGACCCGCACTCATCTTTATGCAGCATTGCTCACACATCATCCGAAACTGCACTCACTATGGGCAATCAACTTAGCGGAGATGGAAGTTTGAAAAggaaaagcaagaagaaaaataaaaacaaaaacgacgACAAAAGCAAAAGTGAAACCACTTCAGTACTAGATGAAACTGCTGTTGGTGCGTTTGGTGGATCATCTGTCGATGATACCAGTCCCCCCAATAAACGACCGGCCCAGACCAAGTCTCCTCGGCCTGTAAGGTCGACTTATGATAATGTTAATCAACATGGCTCCAATTCGAACTTATGCTCAAATTCAGGTCTTTACACTAGTGACCTCTATTTGGACACGGTTAGTCGGCTGGATGTCAGCATGACTACCAGTCAAATGGAAACAACTCCGAGAAATGAAAGATCTTATCGGTTTGATACTCAGTTAGCTGATGATGTATCGTTTAGTGAAATATCCTTTAATGAATCGGGTTTCATTACACCAGCTTTGAGTACACCTCAAGTGAGACGTAACGAATTACAACAAATAACTACCACGACAGACAGCGTCAGCGAATTGGGGAAGGAAATAGAAAGGACTATTTTCGAAAGATTATCAGCTGACGGGAAGTCGGATGGTAGCAAAGTAAAATCCGCAGAAACTCCTCCTCTTCCTAGTAAGCAGGATGTTGAAGAAAATGTTGGTCATGGTGTTGATGAAAAATCAAAACGACTGGAATACATAAATGAAGGAAAGGCACAAACCGAAGAAAAATGTGCTGTCAGTCAAACTGACATGAAAGCGCCCGAAGAAAACAGTACTGGTCTGTCGACTTGTCAAGAACTTACAACCCCTACTCCTAGTGAAGAAGAGATTTGGTCAAATGAAAACAGTAAAGACAAGGAGAAATCTTCTGAAATGATCAACAAAGCCGACTgggaattgatggagaaagaaagtaaaatatcaGTTACCGACAATACAACCACCGACACCGAAGAACTGATTGAAGTATCCCAGAGAGAAGCTCCTGAGAAAGCAGAACATTCAAAAAAGGAGCCGAATCAGAATTATTCAAGCTCTGATGAAACTCGTCAGAACGATTTCGAGCAGGTGAAATTACACATTAATGAAGACGTTATGGTCTCACTCAAAGACAGCGATCATGATGCACCTGAAAGAGAGGGTGTTAAAACAGAGCAAAATGGGACTGTCGATAAAAATATTTGCCCAGAGACTCCAGAACAAGAGCAAAAGCTAATACCGCCTCCCGATGTTGCTGCAAATCAGAAGGTGGATGCAATTTTGATGGAGGAACCAGTGCCAAAAAGCGCTGACAATGAAATTAAACAGGTTAAACAGTCagaaaatcaatgtttaaatGAGAAAGTAGTCGAAACAAAGACGATTACCGATGACAAAGCTCAATTAACTGAAAACTGTGAAGAAAGTATTCTTTCAAATAAAACCGAATACGTATGTGAAGCTGAGAAATGTTCTTTGAAGAATATCCAAGAAACCGCTGCTGCTGTAATCGCAACGAAACCTTCGATCCCTGACGAAATCTTGACCATCTCCgaagctgtcccagttataaaaAACACATCAGTTAAAGAACTGGAACCTGTTTGCGAAAAAATCATAGAGTCTTCAAGTGCTTCTCTTGCAGAACGATCAAAGATTCTAGTTCATCATCCTGTTTTAAGTAATGACCAAGAAAAGGAAACCGAACAAATCAAGACCAGTTACGATGAGAGCTCGAAAAAGTATATTCATGAACCAGACGTAGAAGCAAACAGTATCAAAAATGAATCCGATGAACATTCTAAAGACCCGGCTACacaagaaatagaagaaattccTCAGGGAGCTATTTTGGAAACCGAAAGTAGTTTAGAATGTTCCGTCACTCAAACAACTGATACAACTGATGATAAAAAAGAAACCTCAGAAAACGAACAAAATATTTCGAAAACCAAAACGAAAAAAGgacgcaaaagaaaaagaaagaaaaaatcgagTTTAGGAAACGAAAGTTCGGCAAATGCTTCTGCGAGTGAGAGCCAAAGTGTTAGCGAAGTGACAGAAATAGAGGATAACTGTGATCTAGCTATCTCCAGATCCAGAGGCAGTGATCTCACAAAAGAGGATGAAGAGAACGGTAATGATATAAAATCTGTTGCTAGCACCCCTGATAGTGACAGCCCCGTATTTCTGCACCAATCCTCTGTCATAGAAAATCCTAATTATTTAAAGGACGAAAGCTCAACATCAGATAAGTCAAACACTGTATCTAGTAGTGAAATTCAGAAAAAAGAACAAGCAGATCAGGACATCAATTCAAAACCACATCCTTTTGTAGACGTAAGTTGTTCAGTTGGAGCATTGCATTCAGCCACTGATATTGTGAGTGATGAATCTACTCCCACGAATGAACGTCAGAATGAAATAAGAGCTTTCTATATTCCAAATAAAGAACAGAAAATTAAGTCAGATTCTTCACATGGAGAAGGAACCAAAGACGACAATAAACGTTTTAATGACCAAGTAGAAAACGTTCATACTGCCAACGAAAGGACAGAAAAGGAAGATCAAGAACTTGAAGATGgaagtaaaaatattaatcaaCAGAATGTTCAGTgtgaagatgaaaatgaaacaCATCAATGTGAAGATGAAAACGAAAACGTGTTCGATAAAGATGAAGATGCTACTGTTGCTATTCCACATTGTCGAAATGGGACCAAAAACATTGTTGAAGAAACTGTTAACCCAAGACTATCAACTGCCTCTGAAGAACTCAACGAAATTAtggaaaattcaaataaaattgaaaagagaAGTGATCAAAATCGGCCACATAGTTACCCTAAAGAAGGTGAAGATCTGCGGGACAGAAATGAAAACCACCCAGCGAATTCTCAGGTAAGTTTAGAATCAAATAACTCCAGTAAAAAGAATTCCAAATCTGGTCATAAGTCTCTAACTGACATCGACCACAACTTACCGGAAACATTACCTGAACTTGCAGATCTAAAGAACTTTCTCGATTACATCAAACTAGGGGAAGATCAAAAATTATCAGAATCACATTTTCCTTATAAGTGTGAAACTAATCGCTCATCTCCATCAGAAAACGCGAGTAGTCGGCGTCTTTCACGTATTTCGCCAGCAGTGACCGATAGATCCGTGACCGAATCCGATATTGATATTTCAGAACAACGCGATGATATCAGTACAGACAGCAACATCTTCgccgatgatgaagatgaatcaGCCTCTGAATTACTTTTCACTAAAACTTACACAGAACCAGACAAAGGGGGAGAAGTGCTGGTCAGTTGTACAGTTGTTAATACAGCtgctgatgatgacagtgatgacttTTGGGCAGAGCATTCGGCGAGTGAAGAAGTTTACAGACAAATACAAAGTTCTACCAAGGTCGTAACTACAGTTTTTGACAATGCTCGCCTACAAATGCAGGacattcatacacatttacaaaATCTCCGTTTACAAATGGAGAACCTTCAAGAATCATTGGACAATGCCTCTATTTTTAGCCATGAGTACTACCCTGTCGACGATACTCCCGAGTCGTCCCAAGATTTCTATCCTTTAGACAAAGGATTCATTGTTTCACAAGAATATTTCCCGAAGCACATTGCATCGGTGACAACCGAAGAATATTCTCCTGTGGAGATAGGGCCCGTATTAACTGAAGAATATTATTCATCACATTTTGGTAAACCAccatttttgtaa